One genomic segment of Fusobacterium nucleatum includes these proteins:
- a CDS encoding tripartite tricarboxylate transporter permease — protein MSDVLFGYAAALTPINLVAAVISVAIGITIGALPGLSAAMGVALLIPITFGMDPSTGLITLAGVYCGAIFGGSISAILIRTPGTPAAAATAIDGYELTKQGKAGTALGTAIIASFIGGILSAIPLYLFAPRLAKLALLFGPAEYFWLSIFGLTIIAGASTKSIVKGLISGALGLMLSTVGMDPMLGNPRFTFGVPALLSGIPFTAALIGLFSMSQVLMLAEKKIKQAGNMVEFDNKVLLSKKQILEILPTSLRSTVIGSIIGILPGAGASIAAFLGYNEAKRFSKKKELFGHGSIEGIAGSEAANNAVTGGSLIPTFTLGIPGESVTAVLLGGLMIQGLQPGPDLFTVHGKITYTFFAGFVIVNIFMLILGLFGSKLFARVSRVSDSYLIPLIFSLSVIGSYAIHNQMSDVWVMFVFGIIGYFVQKFELNSASIVLALILGPIGESGLRRSLILNHNNYSILFQSTVSKVLLLLTLFSLFSPIIMSKLKKRSKE, from the coding sequence ATGTCAGATGTTTTATTCGGATATGCAGCAGCCTTAACACCAATAAATTTAGTTGCTGCTGTAATTAGTGTGGCTATTGGAATAACTATTGGGGCTTTACCAGGACTTTCTGCTGCTATGGGGGTTGCTTTATTAATTCCTATTACATTTGGAATGGATCCATCAACTGGGTTAATTACACTTGCAGGTGTCTATTGTGGAGCTATATTTGGAGGTTCAATTTCAGCTATTTTAATTCGTACACCAGGTACACCAGCTGCTGCTGCAACTGCTATTGATGGTTATGAATTAACAAAACAAGGAAAAGCAGGAACTGCATTAGGTACTGCAATTATAGCTTCATTTATTGGAGGAATTTTAAGTGCTATCCCACTTTATTTATTTGCACCAAGACTTGCAAAACTTGCATTACTTTTTGGACCAGCTGAATATTTTTGGCTATCTATATTTGGTTTAACTATAATTGCTGGAGCAAGTACAAAATCAATAGTAAAAGGTTTAATTTCAGGAGCATTAGGTTTGATGCTTTCAACTGTTGGAATGGACCCTATGCTTGGAAATCCTCGTTTCACATTTGGAGTTCCTGCATTACTTTCAGGAATACCTTTTACTGCTGCACTTATTGGACTTTTCTCAATGTCACAAGTTCTAATGTTGGCTGAAAAGAAAATTAAACAGGCAGGAAATATGGTGGAGTTTGATAACAAAGTTTTATTATCTAAAAAACAAATTTTAGAAATATTACCAACTTCTTTAAGATCAACAGTGATAGGAAGCATTATAGGAATATTACCAGGAGCAGGAGCAAGTATAGCTGCTTTCTTGGGATACAATGAAGCAAAAAGATTTTCAAAGAAAAAAGAATTATTTGGACATGGAAGTATAGAAGGAATTGCAGGTTCTGAAGCAGCTAACAACGCTGTTACAGGAGGGTCACTTATCCCAACATTTACATTAGGAATACCAGGAGAAAGTGTTACAGCAGTTTTACTTGGTGGACTTATGATACAAGGGCTTCAACCAGGTCCAGATTTATTTACTGTTCATGGAAAAATAACTTATACTTTCTTTGCAGGATTTGTAATTGTTAATATATTTATGTTAATTTTAGGGCTTTTTGGTTCTAAATTATTTGCAAGAGTGTCAAGAGTTTCTGATAGTTATCTAATACCCCTTATATTTTCTTTAAGTGTAATAGGTTCTTATGCTATACATAATCAAATGTCAGATGTATGGGTAATGTTTGTGTTTGGTATAATTGGATATTTTGTTCAAAAGTTTGAGTTAAACTCTGCTTCAATAGTTCTAGCTTTAATCTTAGGACCAATAGGTGAATCTGGACTTAGAAGATCACTTATTTTAAACCATAATAACTATTCAATTTTATTCCAAAGTACAGTTTCAAAAGTTTTATTACTTTTAACTCTTTTCTCATTATTTTCTCCAATAATAATGTCTAAATTGAAAAAGAGAAGTAAAGAATAA
- a CDS encoding tripartite tricarboxylate transporter TctB family protein, translating into MRKYDKFLTIGLFILEAFYFLLIKQLPPKAARYPYFVLGLMVFLTLLLAIHTFLIKPKNTEENKEEDQFKGNLYGQFFLVIALSAVYVILIDIIGFFVTTAVYLFVTMLALKSNIKWSIIVSILFPIFLYLIFVSFLKVPVPRGFLL; encoded by the coding sequence ATGAGAAAATATGATAAATTTTTAACAATAGGTTTATTTATTCTGGAAGCATTTTATTTTCTTTTAATAAAACAACTTCCACCAAAAGCAGCAAGATATCCTTATTTTGTATTAGGTTTAATGGTATTTTTAACTTTACTTTTAGCAATACATACTTTTCTTATCAAACCTAAAAATACAGAGGAAAATAAAGAAGAAGACCAATTTAAAGGAAATTTATATGGTCAATTTTTTCTTGTAATTGCATTATCTGCTGTATATGTAATTTTAATTGATATAATCGGTTTCTTTGTTACAACAGCTGTTTATCTTTTTGTAACTATGCTAGCATTAAAGAGTAATATTAAATGGAGTATTATTGTGAGTATACTTTTCCCAATATTTTTATATTTAATATTTGTATCATTCTTAAAAGTCCCAGTTCCAAGAGGATTTTTACTATAA
- a CDS encoding tripartite tricarboxylate transporter substrate binding protein → MKKKFLAILTLLLSLLLVACGGEKKTETNPETYPDKPVNVIIAYKAGGGTDVGARILMAEAQKNFPQTFVIVNKPGADGEIGYTELAKATPDGYTIGFINLPTFVSLPHERQTKYKIDDVEPIMNHVYDPGVLVVKADSQFQTLAEFVDYAKAHPEELTISNNGTGASNHIGAAHFAKEAGIQVTHVPFGGSTDMISALRGGHVNATVAKISEVASLVKSGELKLLASFTENRLEGFEDVPTLTESGYPVIFGSARAIVAPKGTPKEIIQKLHDVFKTALESEDNIEKSKNASLPLKYMSPEELAQYIKDQEKYIIETVPTLGIN, encoded by the coding sequence ATGAAAAAGAAATTTTTAGCAATATTAACTTTATTACTTTCTTTACTACTAGTGGCTTGTGGTGGAGAAAAGAAAACTGAAACTAATCCAGAAACTTATCCAGATAAACCAGTTAATGTGATTATAGCTTACAAAGCAGGTGGAGGAACAGATGTTGGAGCTCGTATATTAATGGCAGAAGCTCAAAAGAATTTTCCTCAAACATTCGTTATTGTTAATAAGCCAGGTGCAGATGGAGAAATCGGATATACAGAGTTAGCAAAAGCTACTCCAGATGGATATACTATTGGATTTATTAATTTACCAACTTTTGTTAGTCTACCTCATGAAAGACAAACAAAATACAAAATTGATGATGTAGAACCTATCATGAACCATGTTTATGATCCAGGTGTATTAGTTGTAAAGGCTGATAGTCAATTCCAAACTTTAGCTGAATTTGTTGACTATGCAAAAGCTCATCCAGAAGAATTGACTATTTCTAATAATGGTACAGGTGCTTCTAACCATATTGGTGCTGCTCACTTCGCAAAAGAAGCTGGAATCCAAGTAACTCATGTTCCATTTGGTGGAAGTACAGATATGATTTCTGCTTTACGTGGAGGTCATGTTAATGCAACTGTTGCTAAAATAAGTGAAGTTGCAAGTTTAGTTAAATCAGGAGAATTAAAACTATTAGCTTCATTTACAGAAAATAGATTAGAAGGTTTTGAAGATGTACCTACTTTAACTGAAAGTGGATATCCTGTAATATTTGGTTCTGCTCGTGCTATTGTTGCACCTAAAGGAACTCCAAAAGAAATCATCCAAAAATTACATGATGTTTTCAAAACAGCTTTAGAATCAGAAGATAATATTGAAAAATCTAAAAATGCTAGTTTACCTTTAAAATATATGTCACCAGAAGAATTAGCACAATATATCAAAGATCAAGAAAAATATATCATAGAAACTGTTCCTACTTTAGGAATAAATTAA
- a CDS encoding ABC-F family ATP-binding cassette domain-containing protein — translation MAILQVNDIYMGFSGETLFKEISFSVDEKDKIGIIGVNGAGKTTLIKLLLGLENSEINPATNERGTISKKSNLKVGYLAQNTQLNKENTVFNELMTVFNNLLEDYNRMQEINFLLTVDLDSFDKLMEELGEVSERYERHEGYSIEYKIKQILNGLNIPENLWTMKIGNLSGGQNSRVALAKILLEEPDLLILDEPTNHLDLTSIEWLEKILKDYNKAIILISHDVYFLDNVVNRVFEIEGKRLKDYKGNYTDFLIQKEAYLSGEVKAYEKEQEKIKKMEEFIRRYKAGVKSKQARGREKILNRMEKMENPVVTTKKIKLKFDIKAQSVDLVLDIKNLSKTFEDKLLFKDLNLKVYRGERIGLIGKNGTGKSTLLKIINNLEKASSGEFKIGERVSIGYYDQNHQGLGLNNNIIEELMYYFTLSEEEARNICGAFLFREDDIYKKISSLSGGEKARVAFMKLMLEKPNFLILDEPTNHLDIYSREILMDALEDYPGTILVVSHDRNFLDTVVTKIYELKTDGVETFDGDYETYKQERDNIKAKNEEAVKSYEEQKKAKNRLASLEKKLVRLEEEIQKIEEQKEEVNKKYLLAGEKNNVDELMSLQEELDNLDNKILEKYQEWEDVEKELKNL, via the coding sequence TTGGCAATATTACAAGTAAATGATATATATATGGGTTTCTCTGGAGAAACTCTTTTTAAAGAAATTTCTTTTTCAGTTGATGAGAAGGATAAAATAGGAATAATAGGTGTTAATGGTGCAGGAAAAACTACACTGATTAAATTATTATTAGGTTTAGAAAACTCTGAAATCAACCCTGCTACAAATGAGAGAGGAACTATCTCAAAGAAAAGTAATTTAAAAGTTGGGTATCTTGCACAAAATACACAACTTAACAAAGAAAACACTGTTTTTAATGAGCTTATGACTGTATTTAACAATCTTTTAGAAGACTATAACAGAATGCAAGAGATAAACTTTTTACTAACTGTTGATTTAGATAGTTTTGATAAGTTGATGGAAGAACTTGGTGAAGTTTCTGAAAGATATGAAAGACATGAAGGATATTCAATAGAATATAAAATCAAACAGATTTTAAATGGTTTAAATATTCCAGAAAATTTATGGACTATGAAGATTGGAAACCTATCAGGTGGACAAAATTCAAGAGTTGCACTTGCTAAAATACTTTTAGAAGAACCTGACTTATTGATACTTGACGAGCCTACTAACCATTTAGATTTAACTTCTATTGAATGGCTTGAAAAGATTTTAAAAGACTATAATAAAGCTATAATTTTAATATCACATGATGTCTATTTTTTAGATAATGTTGTTAATAGAGTTTTTGAAATTGAAGGAAAAAGATTAAAAGACTATAAAGGAAACTACACTGATTTTTTAATTCAAAAAGAGGCTTATTTAAGTGGAGAAGTTAAAGCCTATGAGAAGGAACAAGAAAAAATCAAGAAGATGGAAGAATTTATCAGAAGATACAAGGCAGGAGTTAAGTCCAAACAAGCCAGAGGTAGAGAAAAAATTCTTAATAGAATGGAAAAAATGGAAAATCCTGTTGTAACAACAAAGAAGATAAAATTAAAATTTGATATTAAAGCTCAAAGTGTTGATTTGGTTTTGGATATTAAAAATTTATCTAAGACTTTTGAAGATAAATTATTATTTAAAGACTTAAACTTAAAAGTTTATCGTGGAGAAAGAATAGGTTTAATTGGAAAAAATGGTACTGGAAAATCTACTCTTTTAAAGATTATCAACAATTTAGAAAAAGCTAGTTCAGGTGAATTTAAGATAGGTGAAAGAGTTTCAATTGGCTACTACGACCAAAATCATCAAGGTTTAGGTTTGAATAACAATATTATAGAAGAACTGATGTATTATTTCACTCTATCAGAAGAAGAAGCAAGAAACATCTGTGGAGCATTTCTATTTAGAGAAGATGACATTTACAAAAAGATTTCTTCTTTAAGTGGTGGAGAGAAAGCAAGGGTTGCCTTTATGAAACTTATGCTTGAAAAACCTAATTTTTTGATATTAGATGAACCTACTAACCATTTGGATATATATTCAAGAGAAATTTTAATGGATGCTCTTGAAGATTATCCTGGAACCATCTTAGTTGTATCTCATGATAGAAATTTCTTAGACACTGTTGTTACTAAAATCTATGAGCTGAAAACTGATGGTGTAGAAACTTTCGATGGTGATTATGAAACATACAAACAAGAAAGAGATAATATAAAGGCAAAAAATGAAGAAGCTGTCAAATCTTATGAAGAACAAAAAAAGGCTAAAAATAGGTTGGCTTCTTTAGAAAAAAAACTTGTAAGGCTTGAAGAAGAAATACAAAAGATTGAAGAACAAAAGGAAGAAGTAAATAAAAAATATCTGCTTGCAGGAGAAAAAAATAATGTAGATGAACTTATGTCTTTACAAGAAGAACTGGATAATCTTGATAACAAAATATTAGAAAAATATCAAGAGTGGGAAGATGTTGAAAAAGAGTTAAAAAATCTATAA
- a CDS encoding DMT family transporter, translated as MKKDANFGMLSTFIGGTLWGINGVMGSFLFLYKNITTNWLIPYRLVLAGLLLLGYLYYKQGSKIFDILKNPKDLLQILLFGFIGMLGTQYTYFSAIQYSNAAIATVLTYFGPTLVLIFMCLKERRKPLKYEIIAILLSSFGVFLLATHGDITSLQISFKALVWGMLSALSVVFYTVQPEKLLKKYGPPIVVAWGMIIGGIFITFVTKPWNIDVIFDFTTFFVFLLIVFFGTIVAFILYLTGVNIIGPTKASIIACIEPVAATICAILFLGISFGFLDFIGFICIISTIFIVAYFDKKTRKK; from the coding sequence ATGAAAAAAGATGCTAATTTTGGAATGTTAAGTACCTTTATTGGAGGTACACTTTGGGGAATTAATGGTGTAATGGGAAGTTTTTTATTCCTTTATAAAAATATCACTACTAATTGGCTTATACCATATAGATTAGTATTGGCAGGTTTATTGTTACTTGGCTATTTATATTATAAACAAGGTTCTAAGATTTTTGATATTTTAAAAAATCCAAAAGATTTATTACAAATTCTCTTATTTGGTTTTATTGGAATGTTAGGTACACAATACACTTATTTTTCTGCTATCCAGTATTCAAATGCTGCAATAGCAACAGTGCTTACATATTTTGGTCCAACTTTAGTTTTAATTTTTATGTGTCTAAAAGAAAGAAGAAAACCTTTAAAATATGAGATTATTGCAATTTTACTTTCAAGTTTTGGAGTTTTTCTTTTGGCAACACATGGAGATATAACAAGTTTACAAATATCTTTTAAAGCACTTGTTTGGGGTATGCTATCAGCTTTATCAGTGGTTTTTTATACCGTGCAACCTGAAAAACTTTTAAAAAAATATGGCCCTCCAATAGTGGTTGCTTGGGGTATGATAATTGGGGGAATCTTTATTACATTTGTAACAAAACCTTGGAATATAGATGTTATTTTTGATTTTACAACTTTCTTTGTATTTTTATTGATAGTGTTCTTTGGAACAATAGTTGCATTTATACTTTATTTAACAGGAGTTAATATTATAGGCCCTACAAAAGCGAGTATAATTGCTTGTATTGAACCAGTAGCTGCAACTATTTGTGCTATATTATTTTTAGGCATATCTTTTGGTTTCTTAGATTTTATAGGTTTTATATGTATAATATCAACAATTTTCATAGTTGCTTATTTTGATAAAAAGACTAGGAAAAAATAA
- a CDS encoding S8 family peptidase: MKVRLAKEDKNSNYKVSLSDISKEKDFIKILEDYNILYKKTEYFKDFFMYKLLNINSKFIMVLQEKASNYIKYIEPVSIYSLPIQIDDMEGEVPVIYPKENKNYVTLGVIDNGIAHIKYLDPWIKKVHTRFLKKDTSATHGTFVSGIALYGDKLENREMVKNEGFYLLDATVLSATTIEEDDLLKNIISAIKENHKKVKIWNLSLSVKLAIEEDTFSDFGVVLDHLQKTYGVLIFKSGGNGGNFMKKLPKGKLYHGSDSLLSVVVGAINDERYASNYSRIGLGPKGTIKPDVASYGGELLLGDNGEMIMNGVKSFSRNGNIASSSGTSFATARISSLATIIYQNICKDFKDFSDFNPTLLKALIIHSAKNTDRNLSMEEIGYGIPATSTEILSYLKNENIKIFNGVMEKSKNIDLDASFFDFKKDIKVKITLVYDTEFDYLQKGEYIKSDIKIKDISEAGRNLTRKFEGILARNKKIELYSDSDIKKNYTLIVEKLN, translated from the coding sequence ATGAAAGTAAGATTAGCAAAAGAAGATAAAAATTCAAACTATAAAGTAAGTTTATCAGATATTTCAAAAGAAAAAGATTTTATAAAAATTTTAGAGGATTACAATATCCTCTACAAAAAAACAGAATATTTTAAAGATTTTTTTATGTATAAACTACTTAATATTAATAGTAAATTCATTATGGTATTACAAGAAAAGGCTTCAAACTATATTAAATATATTGAGCCTGTTTCAATTTATTCATTGCCTATACAGATTGATGATATGGAAGGAGAAGTTCCTGTTATTTATCCAAAAGAAAATAAAAACTATGTAACTTTGGGAGTTATAGATAATGGTATTGCACATATAAAATATTTAGACCCTTGGATAAAAAAAGTTCATACAAGATTTTTAAAGAAAGATACAAGTGCAACACACGGAACATTTGTTTCAGGAATAGCTTTATATGGAGATAAATTAGAAAATAGAGAAATGGTAAAAAATGAGGGCTTCTATCTTTTGGATGCAACTGTTTTATCTGCCACAACAATAGAAGAAGATGACTTATTAAAAAATATTATTTCAGCAATAAAAGAGAATCATAAAAAAGTTAAGATATGGAACTTATCTTTAAGTGTAAAGTTAGCAATAGAAGAAGATACTTTTTCAGATTTTGGAGTAGTTTTAGACCATTTACAAAAGACCTATGGAGTTCTTATCTTTAAGTCTGGTGGAAATGGTGGAAATTTTATGAAAAAATTGCCAAAAGGAAAACTTTATCATGGTTCAGATTCTCTACTTTCAGTTGTTGTTGGAGCTATAAATGATGAAAGATATGCTTCAAATTATAGTAGAATTGGTTTAGGACCTAAGGGAACTATAAAACCTGATGTAGCTAGTTATGGTGGAGAATTATTACTTGGAGATAATGGAGAAATGATAATGAATGGAGTAAAATCATTTTCTAGAAATGGGAATATTGCTTCATCATCTGGAACAAGTTTTGCAACAGCAAGAATTTCATCACTTGCTACAATAATTTATCAAAATATTTGTAAGGATTTTAAAGATTTTTCAGACTTTAATCCTACTCTTTTAAAGGCATTGATTATTCATTCTGCTAAAAATACAGATAGAAATTTATCTATGGAAGAAATAGGTTATGGAATACCTGCTACTTCAACTGAAATTCTATCATATTTAAAAAATGAAAATATTAAAATATTCAATGGAGTAATGGAAAAAAGTAAAAATATTGATTTAGATGCTTCATTTTTTGACTTTAAAAAAGATATAAAAGTTAAGATAACTTTGGTTTATGACACAGAGTTTGACTATTTACAAAAGGGAGAATATATAAAATCTGATATAAAAATTAAAGATATTTCAGAAGCTGGAAGAAATTTAACAAGAAAATTTGAAGGGATATTAGCAAGAAATAAAAAGATAGAATTATATTCAGATAGTGATATAAAGAAAAATTATACTTTAATAGTGGAAAAATTGAACTAA
- a CDS encoding toxin-antitoxin system YwqK family antitoxin, protein MKKIFIFILLFSFNTIYAFKTDKELTEYYQKIENKLTEEIHKIPKNIDKNEIKKEKKEFREGTPELTYYRKDGYLYAFDNKTDFLKAIFKLNSAGETEGPAITYYEDEKILSTLYLSPLGKQGYWTFYYRNGNIERKCPFYNDIENGIRETFYSNGKIREKISFKDDIENGRTILYYENGNIRESYFYKNGKKDGEIIKYYPNGKIALKGKLKNDIEDGNFEYYDENGNIEKKLIFKDGKILENK, encoded by the coding sequence ATGAAAAAAATATTTATATTTATTCTTTTATTTTCTTTTAATACTATCTATGCTTTTAAAACAGATAAAGAGCTTACAGAATATTATCAAAAAATAGAAAATAAATTAACAGAAGAAATTCATAAAATCCCTAAAAATATAGATAAAAATGAAATAAAAAAAGAGAAAAAAGAATTTAGAGAAGGAACACCTGAACTCACATATTATAGAAAAGATGGGTATCTATATGCTTTTGATAATAAAACAGATTTTTTAAAAGCTATTTTTAAATTAAATTCTGCTGGTGAAACTGAAGGGCCTGCTATAACTTATTATGAAGATGAGAAAATTTTGTCTACCTTATATCTAAGTCCTTTAGGAAAACAAGGATATTGGACTTTTTATTATAGAAATGGAAATATTGAAAGAAAATGTCCATTTTATAATGACATTGAAAATGGAATAAGAGAAACTTTTTATTCTAATGGAAAAATAAGAGAAAAAATTTCATTTAAAGATGATATTGAAAATGGGAGGACAATACTTTACTATGAAAATGGAAATATAAGGGAAAGTTATTTCTATAAAAATGGTAAAAAAGATGGTGAAATAATAAAATATTATCCTAATGGAAAAATAGCATTAAAAGGAAAGCTAAAAAATGATATAGAAGATGGAAATTTTGAATATTATGATGAAAATGGAAATATAGAAAAAAAGCTTATTTTTAAAGATGGAAAAATTTTAGAAAATAAATAA
- a CDS encoding YbaN family protein, with translation MKNLKKKIYICVGLLALGLGIIGIFLPVMPTVPFLLVALFCFERSSKKYHDMILNNKYFGKVLKDYYEGRGLTTSVKIKAILFLTCGIAFSFYKVQHLHLRIMLAVIWLGVTIHIILLKTKPKEK, from the coding sequence ATGAAAAATTTAAAGAAAAAAATTTATATATGTGTTGGACTATTAGCACTTGGATTAGGAATAATAGGGATTTTTCTTCCAGTAATGCCAACTGTTCCATTTTTACTTGTGGCGTTATTTTGTTTTGAGAGGTCATCTAAAAAATATCATGATATGATACTTAACAATAAATATTTTGGAAAAGTTTTAAAAGATTACTATGAAGGTAGAGGCTTGACTACTTCTGTAAAAATAAAGGCAATACTATTTTTAACTTGTGGTATAGCTTTTTCATTTTATAAAGTACAACATTTACATTTAAGAATAATGTTAGCTGTCATTTGGTTAGGAGTAACTATACATATTATATTATTAAAAACTAAACCTAAGGAAAAATAA
- a CDS encoding Mrp/NBP35 family ATP-binding protein: MIQKEAPKVKDDKNIKNVIAVMSGKGGVGKSTVTTLLAKELRKKGYSVGVMDADITGPSIPRLMAVSEQKMTTDGKNMYPVVTEDGIEIVSINLMIDENEPVVWRGPVIAGAVMQFWNEVVWGNLDYLLIDMPPGTGDVPLTVMKSFNIKGLIMVSVPQDMVSMIVTKAIKMARKLNMNIIGLIENMSYISCDCCNNKIYLTDENDTQTFLKENDVELLGELPMTKQIAKLTKGESEYPEETFSKIADRVIEKVKEL, from the coding sequence ATGATACAAAAAGAAGCACCTAAGGTGAAAGATGATAAAAATATAAAAAATGTTATTGCAGTTATGAGTGGAAAAGGTGGAGTAGGAAAATCTACTGTAACTACTTTACTTGCAAAAGAATTAAGAAAAAAAGGATATTCAGTTGGAGTTATGGATGCAGATATAACAGGACCTAGTATTCCAAGACTTATGGCAGTTAGTGAACAAAAAATGACAACTGATGGAAAAAATATGTATCCAGTTGTTACAGAAGATGGAATAGAAATAGTTTCTATAAATCTTATGATAGATGAAAATGAACCTGTTGTGTGGCGTGGCCCTGTAATTGCAGGAGCTGTTATGCAATTTTGGAATGAAGTTGTTTGGGGAAATTTAGATTATCTTTTAATAGATATGCCACCTGGAACAGGAGATGTACCTTTAACAGTTATGAAAAGTTTTAATATTAAAGGTTTGATTATGGTTTCAGTTCCACAAGATATGGTTTCTATGATAGTTACAAAGGCTATTAAAATGGCAAGAAAGTTAAATATGAATATCATAGGTTTAATTGAAAATATGAGTTATATTAGTTGTGATTGCTGTAATAATAAAATCTATTTGACAGATGAAAATGATACTCAAACTTTCTTGAAAGAAAATGATGTTGAACTTTTAGGAGAACTTCCTATGACTAAACAGATTGCAAAATTAACTAAAGGAGAAAGTGAGTATCCAGAAGAAACATTTTCTAAGATTGCAGATAGAGTTATAGAAAAAGTTAAAGAATTATAG
- a CDS encoding GspE/PulE family protein: MGNSSEKIEKYFKKTINSTMNNNKNSYIEDIEELFIRENVNSNKGIFSILLEAIKFSASDIHIEALTDKIRIRYRINGILKEVAEIDKSFLSSIASKLKILSSLDIVEKRKPQDGRFSLKYKGREIDFRISIMPTMNGEKIVIRILDKFNYNFTLGDLYLSEENKKIFYKAINQNTGIILVNGPTGSGKSSTLYSILKYKNREEVNISTVEDPIEYQIEGINQVQCRNEIGLGFATILRALLRQDPDILMVGEIRDKETAEIAVKASLTGHLVFSTLHSNDSLGCINRLVNLGIDNYLLSLVLQMVVSQRLVRKLCPHCKKEDENYKEKLKSLNLSEEKYKNVKFYTSDGCEKCMGTGYIGRIPVFEIIYFDDILKDILAQKKEIKQNFKTLLDDAMDKIKEGLTSLDEIMRQL; encoded by the coding sequence ATGGGGAATAGTTCTGAAAAAATAGAAAAATATTTTAAGAAAACTATCAATAGTACTATGAACAATAATAAAAATTCATATATTGAAGATATAGAAGAGCTATTTATCCGTGAAAATGTTAATTCTAACAAAGGAATTTTCTCAATATTGTTAGAAGCTATAAAGTTTTCAGCAAGTGATATCCATATTGAAGCATTAACAGATAAAATAAGAATAAGATATAGAATAAATGGTATTTTAAAAGAAGTTGCAGAAATTGATAAATCTTTTTTATCTTCAATAGCTTCTAAATTAAAGATTTTATCTTCTCTTGATATAGTTGAAAAAAGAAAGCCCCAAGATGGTAGATTTTCATTGAAATATAAGGGAAGAGAAATTGATTTTAGAATTTCAATTATGCCAACTATGAACGGAGAGAAAATAGTAATTAGAATTTTAGATAAATTCAACTATAATTTTACTTTGGGAGATTTATATTTATCAGAAGAAAATAAAAAAATTTTCTATAAGGCTATAAATCAAAATACAGGAATTATCTTAGTTAATGGACCAACAGGTTCAGGAAAATCAAGTACACTATACAGCATTTTAAAATATAAAAATAGAGAAGAAGTTAATATTTCAACTGTTGAGGACCCTATTGAATATCAAATTGAAGGAATAAATCAAGTTCAATGCAGAAATGAGATAGGTTTAGGTTTTGCAACAATTTTAAGAGCATTGTTAAGACAAGACCCAGATATTTTAATGGTGGGGGAAATAAGAGATAAGGAAACAGCAGAGATTGCAGTTAAAGCTTCACTCACAGGACATTTAGTTTTTTCAACTCTACATTCAAATGACAGTTTAGGTTGTATAAATAGACTAGTAAATTTAGGAATTGATAACTATTTATTGAGTTTAGTTTTACAGATGGTAGTATCTCAAAGACTTGTTAGAAAGTTATGTCCTCATTGTAAAAAAGAAGATGAAAATTATAAAGAAAAATTGAAAAGTTTAAATCTTTCAGAAGAAAAATATAAAAATGTAAAGTTCTATACTTCTGATGGTTGTGAGAAATGTATGGGAACTGGCTATATAGGAAGAATACCTGTTTTTGAAATAATATATTTTGATGATATCTTAAAAGATATATTAGCACAGAAAAAGGAGATAAAACAAAATTTTAAAACTTTACTTGATGATGCAATGGATAAGATAAAGGAAGGTCTAACTTCCTTAGATGAGATAATGAGGCAACTATGA